A section of the Paenibacillus odorifer genome encodes:
- a CDS encoding ABC transporter permease, whose translation MDLQTLGQLLNTTLVFSTALIFASLGGIFSERSGVVNIGLEGLMMFGAFAAAVGGYYAQDAGMGEWAPWVGVLCAIAVGVLGSLIHAVASITFKSDQTISGTVINFLAAGSTLYMVKLLFDGSAETPIIDGFSKVAIPGLSKIPVIGEGIFNSYPTTYLAIILVIVIYLVLFKTPFGLRLRAVGEHPSAADTLGVKVNRMRYIGVMLSGLMAGIGGATITLTTTGTFGHNTISGQGFIAIAAMIFGKWNPLGAFGAAVFFGFSQAIRNYVQLYEWSQNIPQEFIFMIPYVLTIIVLVGAVGRSSAPKALGQPYDPGKR comes from the coding sequence ATGGATCTGCAGACGTTAGGTCAACTGCTTAATACAACGCTTGTTTTTTCCACAGCGCTCATTTTTGCCTCACTTGGCGGCATCTTCTCTGAACGTTCCGGTGTCGTAAACATTGGACTTGAAGGTTTGATGATGTTTGGTGCCTTTGCGGCAGCAGTAGGCGGTTATTATGCTCAGGACGCTGGAATGGGCGAATGGGCTCCTTGGGTTGGTGTACTCTGTGCTATAGCTGTTGGTGTGCTAGGCTCACTAATTCATGCGGTTGCATCTATAACCTTTAAATCTGATCAGACGATTAGTGGTACGGTTATTAACTTTTTAGCTGCAGGCAGCACGCTCTACATGGTTAAGCTCCTGTTTGATGGATCTGCTGAAACTCCGATCATTGACGGATTCAGCAAGGTTGCAATTCCTGGGCTCTCCAAAATCCCAGTGATTGGTGAAGGGATTTTTAATTCCTATCCTACAACTTATTTGGCCATAATACTGGTCATCGTTATTTATTTGGTTCTGTTTAAGACGCCATTTGGATTGCGTTTGCGTGCTGTAGGTGAGCATCCAAGTGCTGCAGATACACTAGGTGTAAAAGTTAATCGGATGAGATATATCGGTGTAATGTTGAGTGGATTGATGGCGGGTATTGGTGGGGCTACAATCACTTTAACAACGACCGGAACCTTTGGACATAATACAATCTCTGGTCAAGGTTTTATCGCCATTGCAGCGATGATCTTTGGGAAATGGAATCCACTTGGCGCCTTTGGTGCAGCGGTATTCTTCGGATTCTCCCAAGCGATTCGCAACTATGTTCAATTGTATGAGTGGTCACAAAATATTCCTCAAGAGTTTATCTTTATGATCCCTTATGTACTGACTATCATCGTACTGGTAGGGGCTGTAGGCCGTTCCTCTGCTCCTAAGGCATTAGGACAGCCATACGATCCTGGTAAGCGATAG
- the ilvN gene encoding acetolactate synthase small subunit: MTVTRHTISVLVNDQPGVLQRVSGLFGRRGFNIESITVGQSEEVGLSRMVIVTLGDQHTLEQIEKQLYKLIDVIKVVDLGSKPMVARELALIKVNADPSERPEIMGVVETFRASVVDIGSTTLLVQVVGDTVKIDAMIELLKPYGIRELSRTGITAMVRGNS, translated from the coding sequence ATAACAGTGACAAGACATACGATTTCTGTACTCGTAAATGACCAGCCGGGTGTGCTTCAACGGGTGTCGGGTTTGTTCGGTCGCCGCGGATTTAATATTGAGAGTATTACGGTTGGCCAGTCTGAAGAGGTTGGATTGTCCCGGATGGTTATCGTTACTCTTGGAGACCAGCATACGCTTGAACAAATCGAGAAGCAGCTCTACAAGTTAATTGATGTAATTAAAGTCGTTGATCTTGGATCTAAGCCAATGGTTGCTCGTGAGCTGGCTCTGATTAAAGTGAATGCTGATCCAAGTGAGCGTCCGGAAATTATGGGCGTTGTAGAAACCTTCCGGGCTTCAGTTGTTGATATTGGCAGCACTACATTGTTAGTACAGGTAGTTGGAGATACAGTGAAGATTGATGCGATGATCGAGCTTTTGAAACCTTATGGAATCAGAGAGCTGTCTCGCACGGGTATTACGGCTATGGTACGCGGTAACTCTTAA
- a CDS encoding GNAT family N-acetyltransferase, producing MIRYRRPKQDDVIILDLIERQLVPLSHLPKTEIAKIKKDIPRRLGHGITLVACPDYESDPMGFVHFLLHGDLLYIDMLAIAPAARRKHLGNMLMDRAERFALSRGCHRAKVSVDLGNTAALAFYQKLGYSVARYQSLSFCYELEKRFI from the coding sequence ATGATCCGTTATCGTCGACCCAAGCAGGATGACGTCATTATCCTTGATTTAATCGAGCGACAGCTTGTACCATTATCTCATTTGCCAAAGACTGAAATTGCCAAAATCAAAAAAGATATCCCCCGTCGTCTGGGACACGGTATCACCTTAGTCGCCTGTCCCGACTATGAGAGTGATCCAATGGGGTTTGTCCATTTCCTGCTGCATGGTGATTTACTTTATATCGATATGTTAGCCATAGCACCCGCAGCACGGCGCAAACACTTGGGGAATATGCTCATGGATCGAGCAGAACGATTTGCACTATCACGCGGATGTCATCGGGCTAAGGTATCCGTCGATTTAGGAAATACAGCAGCTCTTGCCTTTTATCAAAAATTGGGCTACAGCGTAGCCCGTTATCAATCCCTAAGCTTCTGTTACGAACTGGAAAAAAGGTTCATCTAA
- a CDS encoding response regulator, whose product MIQAILVDDERLALVKLEFMLKKIPSIHIAASYTDPSQAIQEAPSYHPDVIFIDIEMPEINGLQAAEMLQETCPNANIIFVTAYNHYAVEAFEINALDYILKPVRNDRLLKAVQRLEERLSLAPKLIIATEEVTIRCLQSLRFERGGQSLNNLRWRTSKAQELFAFLLHNRNRFVSKDMLIELLWPDFNLKKASTHLYTTIYQVRQCLKQNEVDLHISNLSGGEGYTLETGSMLIDVDKWEQGILALETISEVNCAEHQVLFELYSGDYFDDYDYLWAESERQRLRTIWLHHAMGIAQFYIESNRIAEAVTVYQRVVQLQPYFEQGHLGLMKVYDSIGERSAVEEQYKLLKDLFQKELNLGLPASVEHWYEQWEQFNHRVR is encoded by the coding sequence ATGATTCAGGCAATATTAGTTGACGATGAACGGCTTGCCCTTGTGAAATTAGAGTTTATGTTAAAAAAAATACCATCCATACATATAGCCGCTTCCTATACGGACCCCTCGCAGGCCATTCAAGAGGCTCCGTCTTATCATCCTGACGTTATTTTTATTGATATTGAAATGCCTGAAATTAATGGTCTTCAAGCTGCCGAGATGCTCCAAGAGACCTGTCCAAACGCAAATATTATCTTTGTTACCGCGTATAACCATTATGCTGTGGAAGCCTTTGAGATCAATGCGCTCGATTATATTTTGAAGCCTGTGCGAAATGACCGACTACTGAAGGCCGTCCAACGGTTAGAAGAAAGATTGTCACTTGCCCCAAAACTCATCATTGCAACAGAAGAGGTAACCATTCGTTGTCTTCAATCGCTTCGTTTTGAACGAGGTGGACAATCTCTGAATAATCTGCGTTGGAGAACCTCTAAGGCCCAAGAGTTATTTGCTTTTTTGCTCCATAATCGCAACCGCTTTGTAAGTAAAGACATGCTGATTGAACTGCTGTGGCCTGACTTTAATCTGAAAAAGGCTTCTACCCATCTCTATACAACAATTTATCAAGTCCGGCAATGCTTAAAGCAGAATGAAGTCGACCTGCATATCAGCAACCTTAGCGGGGGGGAAGGCTATACCCTTGAAACCGGATCAATGTTGATCGATGTAGATAAGTGGGAACAGGGGATTCTGGCTCTGGAAACCATTAGTGAAGTTAATTGTGCGGAGCATCAAGTTTTATTCGAGCTTTATTCTGGAGATTACTTTGACGATTATGATTATTTATGGGCCGAAAGTGAGCGGCAACGCCTTCGTACCATTTGGCTGCACCATGCAATGGGCATTGCCCAATTTTATATAGAAAGCAACAGAATTGCCGAAGCCGTTACTGTCTATCAACGAGTAGTGCAGCTGCAGCCTTATTTTGAACAAGGGCATTTAGGATTAATGAAGGTCTACGACAGTATTGGAGAACGTTCCGCTGTGGAAGAGCAGTACAAGCTGCTCAAGGATTTGTTCCAAAAGGAACTTAACCTTGGCCTTCCAGCCAGCGTTGAGCACTGGTACGAGCAATGGGAACAGTTTAACCATAGAGTGCGATGA
- a CDS encoding ABC transporter permease, translating into MNKFKKIFTTDSYIVPLVAIVLGFLVGAIVMLLGGYDPITAYSALFKRVFGNLYNFGEAVREMTPLMLTGLAVAFAFRSGMFNIGADGQVMIGMTAATVVGIKMAGLPSFLLVPLAVIIAGLCGGLWAGIAGYLKAKRGINEVITTIMLNWIALYLSNYIVRNFLLLPGQNRSEDIPASLSMTFLNSIFDNARLHWGTAIALAAAVFFYVYLWKTKQGYEMRAVGYNPHAAEYAGMNVGRNVMKAMFISGVFAGLAGAGEVLGVFHYQAIFAASPGYGFDGIAVALLGLTHPLGVILAAILYGTLTYGSAGMSFAADVPPELIRIVIGSIIFFIAAQGIVRWVLKPFYFKRKKEKVL; encoded by the coding sequence TTGAATAAGTTCAAAAAAATCTTCACAACTGACAGCTACATCGTTCCTCTGGTTGCCATCGTGCTTGGTTTTCTTGTGGGAGCAATAGTTATGCTTCTGGGCGGTTATGATCCGATAACTGCTTACTCCGCACTGTTCAAACGGGTGTTTGGTAATTTGTATAACTTTGGTGAAGCTGTGCGCGAAATGACACCATTAATGCTTACAGGGCTAGCCGTAGCTTTCGCATTCCGTTCAGGGATGTTTAATATCGGGGCAGATGGCCAAGTAATGATTGGTATGACAGCGGCAACAGTGGTGGGTATTAAGATGGCAGGTCTGCCGTCCTTCCTGCTTGTCCCGCTTGCTGTAATTATTGCGGGTCTCTGCGGTGGTTTATGGGCAGGGATTGCCGGTTATTTGAAAGCAAAACGTGGGATTAATGAAGTTATTACCACAATCATGTTAAACTGGATCGCTCTTTACCTGTCGAATTATATCGTTAGAAACTTTTTGTTGCTTCCAGGACAAAATCGTTCCGAGGATATTCCGGCCTCACTTTCCATGACCTTTTTGAATTCGATATTTGATAATGCACGTCTACACTGGGGTACAGCTATTGCTCTTGCTGCAGCGGTATTCTTCTATGTGTACTTATGGAAGACCAAGCAGGGCTACGAAATGCGTGCAGTTGGTTACAATCCACATGCTGCCGAATATGCAGGGATGAATGTTGGACGTAACGTTATGAAGGCAATGTTCATAAGTGGTGTATTCGCCGGTCTGGCCGGAGCAGGAGAGGTGCTTGGTGTATTCCATTATCAAGCTATTTTCGCGGCATCGCCAGGATATGGATTTGATGGTATCGCCGTTGCTCTTCTTGGTTTAACACATCCACTTGGTGTTATTCTGGCTGCGATTCTCTACGGTACGCTGACTTATGGTTCTGCGGGTATGAGTTTTGCTGCAGATGTTCCACCGGAGCTTATTCGTATCGTTATTGGTTCAATCATATTCTTTATTGCGGCACAAGGGATTGTGCGCTGGGTGCTTAAGCCCTTTTACTTCAAGCGCAAGAAAGAGAAGGTGTTATAG
- a CDS encoding ABC transporter ATP-binding protein yields MSAAAPVVELKQITKRFPGIVANDSISLTLKKGEILALLGENGAGKSTLMNIVFGLYQPDEGSIEIDGKPVIIDNPNKAIELGIGMVHQHFKLVEPFTVTENIVLGMEPKKGLKIDYKSAAEQVRKLSEQYGLQVNPNAVIHDISVGMQQRVEIMKTLYRGADILIFDEPTAVLTPQEITELMAIMKRLVAEGKSIILITHKLKEIMQISDRVTIIRRGKVIDTVNTAETNPNELAEKMVGRGVTFKVDKKAPEVGQSVLKLKDVSSKSKDGVSVLDGLSFEVKAGEILGIAGVDGNGQSELIQAITGLRKIDSGSITVSGNEIANLSPRKVSEMNVSHIPEDRHKHGLVLDFTMSENMVLETYYKSPYNKNGFLQNDVIDKYAAKLIEQFDVRTPSIETKARSLSGGNQQKAIIAREIDKNPTLLIAAQPTRGLDVGAIEFVQKQLIAQRDQGKAVLLISFELDEIMNVSDRIAVIYEGKIVGEVFPQDTNDQELGLMMAGSLQRGGKAVE; encoded by the coding sequence ATGAGTGCTGCGGCTCCTGTCGTAGAGTTGAAGCAAATCACAAAACGCTTTCCCGGTATTGTTGCTAACGATTCCATTAGCTTGACGCTTAAAAAGGGTGAAATTCTTGCATTGCTTGGTGAGAATGGTGCAGGCAAGTCCACTTTAATGAATATTGTATTTGGATTGTATCAACCGGATGAAGGCAGTATTGAAATCGACGGGAAACCGGTTATTATTGATAACCCCAATAAAGCTATTGAGCTTGGTATTGGTATGGTTCATCAGCATTTCAAGCTTGTGGAGCCTTTTACGGTGACCGAGAATATTGTTCTTGGGATGGAGCCGAAAAAAGGTCTTAAAATTGACTATAAATCCGCTGCGGAACAGGTTCGGAAGCTATCGGAGCAATATGGCCTGCAAGTGAATCCAAATGCCGTTATTCATGACATTTCGGTAGGTATGCAGCAAAGGGTAGAGATTATGAAGACCCTGTACCGTGGAGCGGATATTCTCATATTTGATGAGCCGACCGCAGTACTTACGCCTCAAGAAATTACGGAACTCATGGCGATTATGAAGCGGCTTGTTGCAGAGGGAAAATCCATTATTTTGATCACGCATAAGCTTAAAGAAATCATGCAAATATCTGATCGGGTCACCATTATTAGACGTGGGAAAGTAATTGATACTGTGAATACCGCAGAGACTAACCCTAATGAGCTAGCTGAAAAAATGGTTGGGCGTGGCGTAACTTTCAAAGTGGACAAGAAAGCTCCTGAGGTTGGTCAATCTGTACTCAAACTGAAGGATGTCAGCAGTAAGAGTAAAGACGGGGTCTCCGTACTGGATGGTCTTAGCTTTGAAGTTAAAGCAGGGGAAATTCTCGGGATTGCTGGCGTAGATGGCAATGGACAAAGTGAGTTGATCCAGGCCATTACAGGTCTGCGCAAAATTGATTCGGGTTCGATTACCGTGTCTGGCAATGAAATTGCTAATTTATCACCGCGGAAGGTTTCAGAGATGAATGTCTCTCATATTCCTGAGGACCGCCACAAGCATGGGTTAGTGCTTGATTTCACCATGAGTGAGAATATGGTTTTGGAAACTTATTATAAGAGTCCTTACAACAAAAATGGCTTTTTGCAAAATGATGTCATTGATAAGTACGCAGCGAAGCTTATAGAGCAATTTGATGTACGTACACCTTCAATAGAGACCAAAGCCCGTTCTTTATCCGGCGGAAATCAACAGAAAGCGATTATTGCGCGGGAAATAGATAAAAATCCGACATTGTTAATTGCCGCACAACCTACACGCGGTCTAGATGTTGGGGCTATCGAATTTGTTCAGAAGCAACTCATAGCTCAGCGTGATCAAGGAAAGGCTGTTCTACTTATTTCCTTTGAATTGGACGAGATTATGAACGTCTCTGACAGAATCGCTGTTATCTATGAAGGGAAAATTGTCGGTGAAGTGTTCCCGCAAGATACGAATGATCAGGAACTGGGTCTTATGATGGCAGGCAGCTTGCAGCGGGGAGGTAAGGCAGTTGAATAA
- a CDS encoding Ig-like domain-containing protein has protein sequence MVTPVSTATPTVTPTATPSQPVATSTPVVPQVTPPVQKEITNEDVPIEGEIPLGGVPSLGDEPGHGKVIITKDGKWVYTPDPGYIGKDKFTIIVTDENGNEEEILIEIDVEEVPKGTVTKPGNNSNKPTQLPKTGEDSAFPIYLVGGSLVLLGFVLTRRFKRNN, from the coding sequence ATGGTAACGCCAGTGTCGACAGCAACGCCAACGGTTACGCCAACAGCTACTCCAAGCCAGCCTGTGGCAACTAGTACGCCTGTTGTTCCGCAGGTAACTCCACCTGTGCAGAAAGAGATTACCAATGAAGATGTTCCTATTGAAGGTGAAATTCCACTTGGGGGAGTGCCAAGCCTGGGAGATGAGCCGGGACATGGTAAAGTAATTATTACTAAGGATGGCAAATGGGTCTACACACCTGATCCGGGCTATATTGGTAAAGATAAGTTCACCATTATTGTTACAGATGAGAATGGAAATGAAGAAGAAATCCTCATAGAGATTGATGTGGAGGAAGTACCAAAGGGTACAGTCACTAAGCCAGGAAATAACAGCAATAAACCGACTCAGCTTCCGAAAACGGGAGAAGACAGCGCATTTCCGATCTACTTGGTAGGTGGAAGTCTGGTACTACTAGGGTTTGTATTAACAAGACGATTCAAACGTAATAACTAG
- the ilvB gene encoding biosynthetic-type acetolactate synthase large subunit, translating into MSAQIPELRSTEQLKEKWMEPEVISGSEILLRSLVLEGVDTVFGYPGGAVLYIYDALYGFTDFNHVLTRHEQGAIHAADGYARASGKPGVCIATSGPGATNLVTGIATAYMDSTPLVVITGNVFSSLIGTDAFQEADITGITMPITKHSYFVRDVEDLPRVIHEAFHVANTGRKGPVLIDIPKDVSAAKTLFTPVKTVNLRGYNPCTVPNKLQLDKLVRAIAVAERPIIIAGGGVIYSGAHEAMFEFVKRTEIPITTTLLGLGAFPSAEELWMGMPGMHGTYTANNAIQQCDLLINIGARFDDRVTGRLDGFAPKAKIVHIDIDPAEIGKNVSPDIPIVGDVKTVLEMLNPEVGRASNADAWRTQIAQWKLDQPLRYKDSETELKPQWVIEMINDTTKGEAIVTTDVGQHQMWAAQYYKFNHPRSWITSGGLGTMGFGFPSAIGAQMAHPERLVVSINGDGGMQMCSQELAICAINNIPVKIVVINNQVLGMVRQWQNLIYDKRYSFTDLAGSPDFVKLAEAYGVKGLRATNKEEARDAWQKALETPGPVLVEFVVPKDENVYPMVTQGSTIDHMLMGDE; encoded by the coding sequence ATGAGCGCGCAAATACCGGAATTACGGTCTACTGAGCAGTTAAAAGAAAAATGGATGGAGCCGGAGGTCATTTCCGGTTCCGAGATATTACTCCGCAGCCTTGTATTAGAAGGTGTAGACACTGTATTCGGATATCCGGGTGGAGCTGTATTGTACATCTATGATGCATTGTACGGTTTTACGGATTTCAATCACGTGTTAACACGTCATGAGCAAGGTGCTATTCATGCAGCTGACGGTTACGCTAGAGCAAGTGGCAAACCAGGGGTATGTATTGCTACCTCGGGTCCCGGAGCAACGAATCTTGTAACAGGTATTGCTACAGCATATATGGACTCCACTCCATTGGTTGTAATCACAGGTAACGTATTCTCCAGCCTGATCGGTACAGATGCTTTCCAGGAAGCAGACATTACCGGGATAACGATGCCAATCACTAAGCATAGCTACTTTGTAAGAGATGTTGAGGATCTCCCGCGTGTTATACATGAAGCTTTCCATGTGGCGAATACCGGTCGTAAAGGTCCAGTGTTGATCGATATTCCGAAAGACGTGTCAGCAGCGAAGACGTTGTTCACACCAGTGAAAACAGTGAATCTTCGGGGCTACAATCCTTGTACAGTTCCAAACAAACTGCAGCTTGATAAATTGGTTCGTGCGATTGCGGTTGCTGAACGTCCGATTATCATTGCAGGTGGTGGAGTTATTTACTCCGGAGCACATGAAGCTATGTTCGAATTCGTGAAACGGACAGAGATTCCAATTACTACAACCTTGCTGGGTCTCGGAGCTTTCCCTAGTGCAGAAGAACTTTGGATGGGAATGCCGGGTATGCATGGTACGTATACCGCGAATAATGCGATTCAACAGTGCGATTTGCTCATTAATATCGGTGCACGTTTTGATGATCGTGTTACTGGCAGACTGGACGGCTTCGCGCCAAAAGCCAAAATCGTGCATATCGATATAGACCCTGCAGAAATCGGGAAAAATGTATCGCCTGATATTCCGATTGTAGGCGATGTGAAAACTGTATTGGAAATGCTGAATCCTGAGGTTGGACGCGCATCTAATGCTGATGCTTGGAGAACACAGATTGCTCAGTGGAAGCTAGATCAGCCGCTTCGGTATAAGGATTCAGAAACAGAGCTTAAACCACAATGGGTGATTGAAATGATCAATGACACCACTAAAGGTGAAGCGATTGTCACAACGGATGTTGGTCAGCATCAAATGTGGGCTGCACAATACTATAAGTTTAATCATCCGCGTTCATGGATTACTTCAGGCGGTCTTGGAACGATGGGCTTCGGATTCCCGTCAGCTATCGGTGCACAGATGGCACATCCTGAACGGTTGGTAGTATCGATTAATGGTGATGGCGGCATGCAAATGTGTTCCCAAGAGCTAGCAATATGTGCGATTAACAATATACCAGTCAAAATTGTAGTAATTAACAATCAGGTGCTTGGCATGGTTCGCCAATGGCAGAATCTTATCTATGATAAACGTTACAGCTTTACAGATCTCGCAGGCAGTCCGGACTTCGTTAAGCTGGCTGAGGCCTATGGCGTAAAAGGTCTACGGGCGACGAATAAGGAAGAAGCACGTGATGCATGGCAGAAGGCACTGGAAACACCGGGTCCAGTATTGGTAGAATTCGTTGTTCCAAAAGACGAGAATGTCTACCCGATGGTAACTCAAGGTTCAACCATCGATCATATGCTGATGGGGGATGAATAA
- a CDS encoding 2-isopropylmalate synthase — translation MRKIYVFDTTLRDGEQSPGVNLNTREKVEIAYQLEKLGIDRMEAGFPAASPGDLASVNAVARAVKNVTVIGLSRSRETDIDAVKEALQGAQDPCIHIFLATSPIHRQHKLRMDKAQVLETAQSAIRYAKKYFPKLEFSLEDAGRTEYDFMAEMVGMAIREGANVVNIPDTVGYLNPSEYGAIFKYLKENVPDIERVQLSAHCHNDLGMATANTLAAIQNGADQIEGTINGIGERAGNTAIEEVALALETRAEFFGAKTSLTLSEISRTSRLVSKLTGMVVPGNKAIVGANAFAHESGIHQDGMLKEKTTYEIMTPETIGLKESKLVLGKHSGRHAFRDKLSDLGYDLSEEELNTAFSRFKDLADKKKEVSDEDILALIEEKLIDTPEVFKLQTMFVTYGNEAVPTAKVIIAGPEDQPIVAEAEGNGSVDAIYNAIDKATNEEVTLGDYSIKSVSRGKDAQGEVHVVLSQGEVAAQGRGLSTDILEASARAYIDALNKLLEKRKTYTKRDHASL, via the coding sequence ATGCGGAAAATTTATGTGTTCGATACGACACTGCGAGATGGAGAGCAGTCACCAGGTGTGAACCTCAACACGCGTGAGAAAGTGGAGATCGCTTACCAGTTAGAGAAGCTGGGAATTGATCGCATGGAAGCGGGTTTTCCTGCAGCTTCTCCAGGTGATCTAGCTTCTGTTAATGCGGTGGCAAGAGCTGTGAAGAACGTCACGGTAATCGGCCTTTCTCGTTCTAGAGAGACAGATATTGATGCTGTAAAAGAAGCACTACAGGGAGCGCAGGACCCTTGTATTCATATTTTTCTGGCTACATCTCCTATTCACCGCCAGCATAAGCTACGGATGGATAAGGCTCAGGTGCTGGAAACTGCACAGTCTGCTATCCGATACGCTAAAAAATATTTCCCTAAGCTCGAGTTTTCATTAGAAGACGCGGGCCGTACGGAGTATGATTTCATGGCTGAAATGGTCGGCATGGCTATCCGGGAAGGCGCTAATGTTGTTAATATCCCGGATACTGTAGGTTATTTGAATCCTTCGGAGTACGGAGCTATCTTTAAATATCTAAAAGAGAATGTGCCTGATATTGAACGCGTACAGCTTAGTGCCCATTGTCATAACGATCTTGGTATGGCTACAGCAAATACGTTGGCTGCGATTCAGAATGGTGCAGATCAGATCGAAGGAACGATCAACGGTATCGGTGAACGTGCCGGGAACACAGCGATTGAAGAAGTTGCGCTAGCGCTTGAGACACGGGCTGAATTTTTTGGTGCAAAAACATCGCTTACGTTATCTGAGATCTCTCGCACAAGCCGTCTGGTCAGCAAGCTGACAGGTATGGTGGTTCCAGGGAATAAAGCGATTGTAGGAGCTAACGCATTTGCTCATGAATCGGGTATTCACCAGGACGGGATGCTAAAAGAGAAAACTACCTACGAGATCATGACACCGGAGACTATTGGACTTAAAGAGAGCAAGCTGGTACTCGGCAAACACTCTGGACGGCACGCTTTCCGCGATAAGTTGAGTGATCTTGGGTATGATTTGTCCGAAGAAGAGCTGAACACCGCTTTTTCTAGATTTAAGGATTTGGCAGATAAGAAAAAAGAAGTATCAGATGAAGACATTTTGGCTTTGATTGAAGAGAAATTAATTGATACGCCAGAAGTCTTTAAGCTGCAAACGATGTTCGTTACTTATGGTAATGAAGCTGTTCCAACCGCCAAGGTTATCATTGCGGGTCCGGAAGACCAGCCGATTGTAGCTGAGGCCGAAGGTAATGGTTCAGTAGATGCCATCTACAATGCTATTGATAAAGCTACGAATGAGGAAGTTACCCTTGGAGATTATTCGATTAAATCGGTCTCCCGTGGTAAAGATGCGCAGGGTGAGGTTCATGTGGTGCTTTCGCAGGGAGAAGTAGCTGCACAAGGCCGTGGACTTAGCACCGATATTCTAGAAGCAAGTGCCCGCGCTTATATTGATGCGCTGAACAAGCTTCTGGAGAAGCGTAAGACTTACACCAAACGTGATCACGCTAGTCTATAA
- the ilvC gene encoding ketol-acid reductoisomerase — MAVTTYYEQDAELSVLKGKTIAVIGYGSQGHAQAQNLRDSGLQVVIGLREGKSFETAKNDGFEVLPVAEAVSRADVVQILMPDETQASVYKNEVEPNLKKGAALMFSHGFNVHFGQIVAPKDADVLLVAPKSPGHMVRRTYVEGFGVPGLIAIEQDATGKAKEIGLAYAKGIGCTRAGVIETSFREETETDLFGEQAVLCGGVSALIKAGFETLTEAGYAPEMAYFECLHELKLIVDMVYEGGLSSMRDSISNTAEYGDYVTGPRIVTEDTKKAMKAVLTDIQEGKFARDFILENQSGRAFLTATRRNEAAHPVEVVGSQLREMMHWIKK; from the coding sequence ATGGCAGTTACAACGTACTATGAACAGGATGCAGAACTTAGTGTATTAAAAGGAAAGACAATTGCGGTAATCGGGTACGGTAGCCAAGGACATGCCCAAGCACAAAACCTGCGTGACAGTGGTCTTCAAGTTGTCATCGGTCTTCGTGAAGGTAAATCTTTTGAAACTGCGAAAAATGACGGTTTTGAAGTATTGCCAGTAGCTGAAGCAGTATCCCGTGCAGATGTTGTGCAAATCCTAATGCCAGATGAAACACAGGCTTCGGTATATAAAAATGAAGTAGAACCAAACCTTAAAAAAGGCGCAGCTTTGATGTTCTCCCACGGCTTTAACGTACACTTTGGACAAATCGTTGCTCCTAAAGATGCAGACGTGCTGCTTGTAGCACCAAAATCTCCAGGTCACATGGTTCGTCGTACTTATGTTGAAGGCTTTGGCGTTCCTGGCTTGATTGCTATCGAACAAGATGCAACTGGAAAAGCTAAAGAAATCGGTCTTGCTTATGCAAAAGGTATCGGCTGTACACGCGCAGGGGTTATCGAAACTTCCTTCCGTGAAGAAACCGAAACTGACTTGTTCGGTGAACAAGCTGTACTTTGCGGTGGTGTATCCGCACTGATCAAAGCTGGCTTCGAAACATTGACAGAAGCAGGATATGCTCCTGAGATGGCTTACTTCGAATGTCTGCACGAATTGAAGCTGATCGTTGACATGGTATACGAAGGCGGATTGTCCAGCATGCGCGATTCTATCAGTAACACTGCTGAGTACGGTGACTATGTAACTGGACCACGTATTGTAACTGAAGATACTAAAAAAGCTATGAAAGCTGTTCTGACAGATATTCAAGAAGGTAAATTCGCTCGTGACTTTATCCTTGAGAACCAATCCGGACGTGCTTTCCTTACCGCTACTCGCCGCAACGAAGCTGCTCACCCAGTAGAAGTTGTAGGTAGCCAATTGCGTGAAATGATGCACTGGATTAAGAAATAA